One genomic window of Candidatus Nitrosopumilus sediminis includes the following:
- a CDS encoding tautomerase family protein, producing MPLITVSMYPGRTQEQKDEYAKAITKSAVEILKTKENHVIVVFEDNPKENWFLAGNQL from the coding sequence ATGCCTTTGATTACAGTATCAATGTATCCTGGTAGAACTCAGGAACAAAAAGACGAATATGCAAAAGCAATAACAAAATCAGCAGTTGAGATTCTAAAAACGAAAGAAAATCACGTAATTGTTGTTTTTGAAGACAATCCTAAGGAAAATTGGTTTTTAGCAGGAAACCAACTTTAA
- a CDS encoding rhomboid family intramembrane serine protease: MLPLRDENPHPPGFKPKITISLIIINVVIFLYEIAVTGQFWEFSNQQAALMFFEWGAVPSCVTGFSSVIQPGILCPDMSYVSLFSSIFMHGGLMHLGGNMLFLWIFGDNIELKFGKAKFLLIYFGWGIGAGLAHIVIDPTSSIPAVGASGAISGILGAYLAIFPRVRITTFLMLGFFWRMMHIQAKWFLPFWLVFQNLLPFFIGGFGVAGGGVAYMAHIGGFAIGFATGYLYKKTHSSDYTYGTRYGYRPDY; the protein is encoded by the coding sequence ATGTTACCATTACGTGATGAAAACCCCCATCCTCCAGGATTCAAACCAAAAATAACCATTTCTTTAATCATCATAAATGTTGTAATATTTTTGTATGAAATAGCTGTAACTGGTCAATTTTGGGAATTTTCTAATCAACAAGCTGCATTGATGTTTTTTGAATGGGGTGCAGTTCCAAGCTGTGTTACTGGTTTTTCATCTGTAATACAACCTGGAATTTTATGTCCAGATATGTCATACGTTTCACTATTTAGTTCTATTTTCATGCATGGTGGTCTGATGCACTTGGGTGGTAACATGTTATTTTTGTGGATCTTCGGTGATAACATTGAACTAAAGTTTGGTAAAGCAAAATTTCTTTTAATTTATTTTGGCTGGGGGATTGGTGCAGGTTTAGCTCACATTGTCATAGATCCAACAAGCTCTATTCCTGCAGTAGGTGCATCAGGAGCAATATCTGGAATACTTGGTGCATATTTAGCAATCTTCCCTAGAGTTAGAATTACCACTTTTCTTATGTTGGGATTTTTCTGGAGAATGATGCATATTCAAGCAAAATGGTTCTTACCCTTTTGGCTAGTCTTTCAAAATCTGTTACCATTTTTCATAGGTGGCTTTGGTGTTGCAGGTGGTGGTGTTGCATATATGGCTCACATTGGAGGATTTGCAATAGGATTTGCAACTGGATATCTGTACAAGAAAACACATAGTTCTGACTATACATATGGAACAAGATACGGTTACAGACCAGACTATTGA
- a CDS encoding CFI-box-CTERM domain-containing protein, producing the protein MKFLFAVLLVPLLIIPAFAEEQTLSTDKGTLDVKLSYDDIVPGDLNSIRVDFLNGKTKNTQVHIDYKIKVSKDNEIIFQTPNLMHTSEGFLKGLKIEFPEDGVYSMDFEIEGILFNPIPTETVSFDITVGEAHAQPPISDNDVPPTEENGGCLIATAAYGSEMAPQVQQLREIRDNTVLSTESGTAFMSGFNQFYYSFSPGVADLERENPVFKEMVKVGLTPMLSSLSLLNYVDIDSEQEMLGYGVSIILLNIGMYVGIPVFGILKLYQFRKN; encoded by the coding sequence ATGAAATTTCTATTTGCAGTATTACTAGTTCCATTATTAATTATTCCAGCATTTGCTGAGGAACAAACATTATCTACAGATAAAGGAACATTAGATGTAAAATTATCTTATGATGATATTGTTCCAGGAGATTTGAACAGCATAAGAGTAGATTTTCTAAACGGCAAAACAAAAAATACACAAGTACATATTGATTATAAAATTAAAGTTTCAAAAGATAATGAAATTATATTTCAGACTCCAAATCTAATGCATACATCAGAGGGTTTTTTGAAGGGATTAAAGATTGAATTTCCTGAAGATGGGGTTTATTCTATGGATTTTGAAATAGAAGGAATTTTGTTTAATCCAATTCCAACTGAAACAGTATCATTTGATATTACAGTAGGAGAAGCACATGCTCAACCACCTATATCTGATAATGATGTTCCACCTACCGAAGAAAATGGAGGATGTTTAATTGCAACTGCAGCATATGGTTCTGAAATGGCACCACAAGTTCAACAACTAAGAGAAATTAGAGATAATACTGTTTTGTCAACAGAATCTGGAACTGCTTTTATGAGTGGATTTAATCAATTTTATTATTCATTTTCTCCAGGTGTGGCTGATCTAGAAAGAGAAAATCCAGTTTTCAAAGAAATGGTAAAAGTTGGATTAACTCCAATGTTATCATCATTATCATTGTTAAATTATGTAGATATTGATTCAGAACAAGAAATGCTAGGATATGGTGTATCTATAATTCTACTAAATATTGGAATGTATGTAGGAATTCCTGTATTTGGGATTCTAAAGTTGTACCAGTTTAGAAAAAACTAG
- a CDS encoding PEFG-CTERM sorting domain-containing protein: MKTKALSSFFVLFAIAAGIVAMTPAAFADHSEVTITPAPGSGAPGCEDTAEGCYIPSTATVDVGGKVIMTNTDSAAHTFTSGTPDGGPDGVFDTSLLMVDGSYEWTPETVGEQPYFCMVHPWMQGLIIVQEANADEMMGGDLMVTVTDSAVKGGTQVELEFSELHVNYVITATQKGETVYTETAHAMEHTATHQIDAVGSDANPINIEVVSLGIGAPGEEDSWTGPTGIVSTSKVVPEFGTIAMMILAVAIISIVAVTAKSRVVPRF, encoded by the coding sequence ATGAAGACTAAAGCATTAAGCTCTTTCTTCGTACTATTTGCTATCGCAGCAGGTATTGTCGCTATGACACCAGCTGCTTTTGCAGATCATTCAGAAGTCACAATCACTCCTGCACCAGGTTCTGGTGCACCAGGTTGTGAAGATACAGCAGAAGGATGTTACATTCCAAGTACTGCAACAGTAGATGTCGGTGGTAAAGTAATCATGACAAATACTGACAGTGCAGCACATACATTTACATCAGGAACTCCAGATGGCGGACCAGATGGTGTATTTGATACAAGTCTACTAATGGTAGATGGTTCATACGAATGGACTCCAGAAACTGTAGGTGAACAACCATATTTCTGTATGGTACATCCTTGGATGCAAGGACTGATCATAGTACAAGAAGCAAACGCTGACGAAATGATGGGTGGCGACTTGATGGTAACAGTTACAGACTCTGCAGTAAAAGGCGGAACTCAAGTAGAACTTGAGTTCAGTGAATTACATGTCAACTATGTAATTACTGCAACACAAAAGGGTGAAACAGTTTACACTGAAACTGCACATGCAATGGAACACACAGCAACTCATCAAATAGATGCAGTTGGTTCTGATGCAAATCCAATTAACATTGAAGTTGTTTCTTTGGGAATTGGAGCACCAGGTGAAGAAGATAGCTGGACTGGACCAACAGGCATAGTATCTACATCAAAAGTTGTCCCAGAATTTGGTACAATTGCAATGATGATACTAGCTGTTGCAATCATAAGCATAGTTGCAGTAACTGCAAAATCTAGAGTCGTTCCAAGATTTTAG
- a CDS encoding virginiamycin B lyase family protein — translation MKKLLIFLVILSSISLPFVYAHPFTEQTIPSLETNSPTGTTKVIVFFSEPVDINFSELKVLDNNGNQIDNKDTDYYEGEQSLIVTTPPLEDGVYTATTKVLSKVDGHLVPGAFLFAVGDVIVDPSILGIERPSEIVFLPEAGARFPGIVGQTIVLGVVIASLFIWGTQNKKIIKEELEKIENIHHGKFMSLTGIGLGLVFVSNILMIAVQSIRLEASPLDAIQTDFGMTWILRMIITVILLGIWFGLDRSKSLSNKNQIPMLVAMLALISTSSLIGHGAASGEMPALVLDYIHNLVSGIWIGGMIYFVFTLLPTFSQLKEPKREMMSLLMIPRFSIAFIIAVGIVIITGPTLMWFLESDVGLITESVYGQLIILKIAIAAVMVLLGGFFQFKVQKNAEKNFSSGKISVHKKLKRSLKVDAVLGIILLGVVALLTNGTLPAGEIQKVDAQEVVYGFKTIEFTENAKFDIDISPFSSGTNTILVQVSDFEGNQLSDLDEVKVKVSNPSRNIAPIEVPMQIMKQGEDNVSEFQGELTFGFSGEWLVEIDAQRTENANESKLMNLLVKPKLANIQTQITEYELPEDAKPLFPVYDGNNSIWLSDASSPKLWQFSLDTLEFSSYSFDGLTTTFLTQDNKGNIWFTDTPANQIGFIDPDTKQITTKTIPKLDPVISKNTPLFIKSDFDGNIWITIVNKDRIVKYLPEEDEFEEIVLSGKENLPFALAFDDNGRMWYTSTGSGKIGYIDPDDNDITEISTDTVLQGPEALLFDKDGNLWIAEHTGLAITKFNPVLETFERISVPDEEALPFGMTFDKYGNVWFAQHTIDSLGVYDPDNNNLIEVPIPTETSFVQFMTSDGNDNVWFVEQQSNKIGMVKLTEIPVIPSQIESLNEIKIKYAELASPLIALGIIATSLFYVKSIQDKRRLNSLINS, via the coding sequence ATGAAGAAATTATTGATATTTTTAGTTATTTTATCATCTATATCACTACCATTTGTATATGCACATCCATTTACAGAACAAACTATTCCAAGCTTAGAAACTAATTCACCTACCGGAACCACAAAAGTAATTGTATTTTTTTCAGAACCAGTTGACATAAACTTTAGTGAACTTAAGGTGCTTGACAATAATGGAAATCAAATAGATAACAAAGATACAGATTACTATGAAGGAGAACAATCCCTTATTGTTACAACACCACCATTAGAAGATGGGGTATATACTGCAACAACCAAAGTACTCTCTAAAGTTGACGGACATCTTGTTCCAGGTGCATTTTTGTTTGCAGTTGGAGATGTGATAGTTGATCCTTCCATTCTAGGAATAGAAAGACCATCAGAGATTGTATTTTTACCTGAGGCAGGTGCAAGATTTCCAGGGATTGTAGGACAGACAATTGTTCTAGGAGTTGTGATTGCATCTCTATTCATTTGGGGAACACAAAATAAAAAAATTATCAAAGAAGAGTTAGAAAAAATTGAAAATATTCATCACGGAAAATTCATGTCGCTTACTGGTATTGGTCTTGGATTAGTTTTTGTTTCAAATATTTTGATGATTGCAGTACAAAGTATAAGATTAGAAGCATCACCTCTAGATGCAATTCAAACAGACTTTGGAATGACATGGATTCTAAGAATGATCATCACAGTGATTTTGTTAGGCATCTGGTTTGGATTAGATAGAAGTAAGAGTTTATCAAATAAAAATCAAATTCCTATGCTTGTTGCTATGCTTGCATTAATTTCTACTTCAAGTTTAATTGGACATGGAGCAGCTAGTGGGGAAATGCCTGCACTAGTATTGGATTACATTCACAATTTAGTTTCAGGAATATGGATAGGCGGAATGATTTATTTTGTTTTTACATTGTTACCAACATTTTCTCAACTTAAAGAACCAAAACGAGAAATGATGAGCCTATTAATGATTCCAAGATTCTCAATTGCATTTATCATCGCAGTAGGAATTGTAATCATTACAGGTCCAACACTAATGTGGTTCCTCGAAAGTGATGTAGGATTAATCACTGAATCAGTATATGGTCAATTAATTATTCTAAAAATTGCAATTGCGGCAGTCATGGTATTGTTAGGAGGATTTTTTCAGTTTAAAGTTCAAAAAAATGCTGAAAAGAATTTTTCATCTGGAAAAATTTCAGTCCATAAAAAATTAAAGAGATCACTCAAAGTTGATGCAGTATTAGGAATTATTCTTCTTGGAGTAGTTGCATTACTAACTAATGGAACGCTTCCTGCAGGTGAAATCCAAAAAGTTGATGCTCAAGAGGTTGTTTATGGTTTTAAGACAATAGAGTTTACTGAAAATGCTAAATTTGATATCGATATCTCACCATTTTCTAGCGGTACAAACACAATTCTGGTACAAGTAAGCGACTTTGAAGGGAATCAGCTTTCTGATTTAGATGAAGTCAAAGTAAAGGTTTCAAACCCATCACGAAATATTGCTCCAATTGAAGTTCCCATGCAAATAATGAAGCAAGGTGAGGATAATGTATCTGAGTTTCAGGGGGAATTAACATTTGGATTTTCTGGAGAATGGCTAGTGGAAATTGATGCCCAGAGAACTGAAAACGCAAATGAATCAAAATTGATGAATTTGCTTGTAAAACCAAAACTAGCAAATATTCAAACTCAGATTACAGAGTATGAATTACCAGAAGACGCAAAGCCTCTCTTTCCAGTATATGATGGAAATAATTCAATTTGGTTAAGTGACGCATCATCTCCTAAATTATGGCAATTTTCACTTGACACTCTAGAATTTTCTTCATATTCATTTGATGGACTAACTACAACATTTCTTACACAAGACAATAAAGGAAATATTTGGTTTACAGACACTCCAGCAAATCAAATAGGATTTATCGATCCTGATACAAAACAAATTACAACAAAAACAATTCCAAAATTAGATCCGGTAATTTCAAAGAATACACCATTATTCATCAAATCAGATTTTGATGGGAATATTTGGATTACCATAGTTAACAAAGATAGAATTGTAAAATATTTACCTGAAGAAGATGAATTTGAAGAAATTGTATTATCAGGAAAAGAAAATCTGCCGTTTGCTTTAGCATTTGATGATAATGGAAGGATGTGGTATACTAGTACGGGTTCAGGAAAGATTGGATATATTGATCCTGATGACAATGATATAACTGAAATCTCAACTGATACAGTTTTACAAGGTCCTGAAGCATTGTTATTTGACAAGGACGGAAACCTATGGATTGCAGAGCATACAGGCTTGGCAATCACTAAATTTAATCCAGTCTTAGAGACTTTTGAGAGAATTTCAGTTCCTGATGAGGAAGCATTACCATTTGGAATGACATTTGACAAATATGGAAATGTATGGTTTGCACAACATACGATTGATTCACTTGGAGTATATGATCCTGATAATAATAATTTAATCGAAGTTCCTATTCCGACTGAAACATCATTTGTTCAATTTATGACATCAGATGGAAATGACAATGTATGGTTTGTTGAGCAGCAATCAAATAAAATTGGAATGGTTAAACTTACAGAGATTCCAGTAATACCATCACAAATAGAATCGTTAAATGAAATTAAAATTAAATATGCTGAACTTGCATCTCCTCTAATTGCTTTGGGAATAATAGCAACATCGTTATTTTATGTAAAAAGCATACAAGATAAAAGAAGATTAAATTCCTTGATTAATTCTTAG
- a CDS encoding metal ABC transporter permease: MHRALISGIAIAILCSVVGLFLVLRRYSLFGDAIAHSSFGGIALGLLAGVYPLWTAYGVSIASALIITKIKDRYNISGDASIAVLLSSGIAVGLVIIGLSGGFTIDIFSFLFGSILLVSVDDTILILALTGVILIVILIFYRQFLYSTFNEEQAKVSGVPVEKINYLIVFMAGITVVTSIQLVGVLLISALFVIPNVTAIMYGKGFKQTAIISMSFSIFSVVVGILISYIFDITPAGTIVLMAIGLLAGTMGIKSAGLLSKN, translated from the coding sequence ATGCATAGAGCATTAATTTCAGGAATTGCTATTGCAATTCTTTGTTCAGTTGTAGGACTCTTTCTAGTTTTAAGACGTTATTCATTATTTGGTGACGCAATTGCTCATTCATCATTTGGTGGAATTGCATTAGGATTACTAGCAGGTGTTTATCCATTATGGACAGCATATGGTGTTTCTATTGCTAGTGCACTAATTATAACAAAAATCAAAGATAGATACAATATTTCTGGAGATGCATCAATTGCTGTATTACTGTCCTCAGGCATAGCAGTTGGGCTCGTAATTATTGGATTATCTGGAGGCTTTACAATTGATATCTTTAGCTTTCTGTTTGGTAGTATTTTGTTAGTTAGTGTTGATGACACGATCTTAATCTTAGCTTTGACTGGTGTTATTCTAATTGTAATTTTGATATTCTATAGACAATTTCTTTATTCCACATTCAATGAGGAACAAGCTAAAGTCAGTGGGGTTCCTGTAGAAAAAATAAATTATTTGATAGTCTTTATGGCAGGAATCACTGTAGTTACATCAATTCAACTGGTAGGTGTATTACTAATTTCAGCTCTATTTGTAATTCCAAATGTAACTGCAATAATGTATGGAAAGGGATTCAAGCAAACTGCAATAATTTCAATGAGCTTTTCAATCTTTTCGGTGGTTGTAGGAATTTTGATATCTTACATATTTGATATTACGCCAGCAGGAACTATTGTACTGATGGCAATTGGTTTACTTGCAGGAACCATGGGAATAAAATCTGCAGGATTATTATCTAAGAATTAA
- a CDS encoding metal ABC transporter ATP-binding protein: MLKVVEINNLTVQYPDVKALDNVSLVVNQGDFLGIIGPNGAGKSTLFASMLGLHTKYKGTIKFFDEDIKKSKNYLKELGYVPQKPIFEKNFPVTVTDVVRMGLRKESDENKIDEILQQLWIHELRNRRIGELSGGQQQRVFIAKALVNNPKILILDEPVTGIDQQSIDLFYSILRELNSKQKITIIWSSHDLDAVNKLANHVACLNRTLFFHGESEKFFSDDALVKQYSEASMQEHMHHH, from the coding sequence ATGTTGAAAGTAGTTGAAATTAACAATTTGACAGTTCAATATCCTGATGTAAAGGCTCTAGATAATGTCAGTCTAGTTGTCAATCAAGGTGATTTTCTAGGCATAATTGGACCTAACGGAGCAGGAAAATCTACCCTCTTTGCATCTATGCTTGGACTTCATACAAAATACAAAGGAACTATCAAATTTTTTGATGAAGACATAAAAAAATCAAAAAATTACCTTAAAGAACTTGGATATGTTCCACAAAAGCCAATCTTTGAAAAAAACTTCCCTGTCACAGTTACTGATGTAGTCCGAATGGGACTAAGAAAAGAATCTGATGAAAATAAAATTGATGAGATTTTACAGCAGTTATGGATACATGAATTACGTAATAGAAGAATAGGAGAACTGTCTGGAGGACAACAACAACGTGTCTTTATTGCAAAAGCTCTTGTAAATAATCCTAAGATATTGATCTTAGATGAACCAGTTACAGGAATTGATCAACAGAGTATTGATTTGTTTTACAGTATTCTTCGTGAATTAAACTCTAAACAAAAAATTACAATCATTTGGTCATCGCATGATTTGGATGCTGTTAATAAATTAGCAAATCATGTGGCATGTTTGAATAGAACATTATTCTTTCATGGCGAATCTGAAAAATTCTTTTCTGATGATGCGCTAGTTAAGCAATATTCTGAGGCCTCGATGCAGGAACATATGCATCATCATTGA
- a CDS encoding metal ABC transporter substrate-binding protein — MNTQTKLAIIAISIVIPLSSLVVYSTNSNQQFTHIDNPKLQVISSFNPLHEFSQIVGQEKVDVTLLVPVGVEPHDWEPTIKDVQQMQKSDLIVINGVGFESWVDNLVENNYQGTIVDTSIGITIIHPQDDDKEHSEKLEDPHIWLNPVFAKKQVQNIALAFSDADPENREFYQTNAEKYNEQLDLLDSKIRNELSNCNNDFIAFHDSFSYFAKEYDLNQHTIIATNDLHGEVTAKTLENIISTARELNINIIFSEETINTKTSQIIANEIGGKVLVLSPLEIVSEGNYISKMTKNLENLKEALC, encoded by the coding sequence GTGAATACCCAAACAAAACTAGCAATAATTGCGATATCTATAGTGATTCCATTATCTTCTCTTGTTGTTTATAGCACAAATTCAAATCAGCAGTTTACACATATTGATAATCCAAAACTTCAGGTAATCTCATCATTTAACCCGCTTCATGAATTTTCACAAATAGTCGGTCAGGAAAAAGTAGATGTTACATTATTGGTCCCAGTTGGAGTTGAACCACATGATTGGGAACCTACAATCAAAGATGTACAACAAATGCAAAAATCAGATCTGATTGTAATAAATGGCGTTGGTTTTGAAAGTTGGGTTGATAATTTGGTTGAAAATAATTATCAAGGAACTATAGTTGATACAAGTATTGGAATTACAATAATACATCCTCAAGATGATGATAAAGAACATTCTGAAAAATTAGAAGATCCACACATTTGGCTGAATCCTGTTTTTGCTAAAAAACAAGTCCAAAATATTGCACTAGCATTCTCTGATGCAGATCCTGAAAATAGAGAATTTTATCAAACAAATGCAGAAAAATATAATGAACAATTAGATTTACTTGATTCAAAAATTAGAAATGAATTATCGAATTGTAATAATGATTTCATTGCATTTCATGATTCATTTTCATATTTTGCAAAGGAATATGATCTAAATCAACATACTATTATTGCAACAAATGATTTACATGGGGAAGTTACAGCAAAAACATTAGAGAATATTATATCAACAGCTAGAGAATTAAACATTAACATAATTTTTAGTGAAGAAACTATTAACACAAAAACTTCACAAATAATTGCTAACGAAATCGGTGGCAAAGTTTTGGTTTTGTCTCCACTTGAAATTGTATCAGAAGGGAATTATATTTCAAAAATGACTAAAAATCTTGAAAATCTCAAGGAGGCATTATGTTGA
- a CDS encoding CopG family ribbon-helix-helix protein, with protein MPIVSISLNDEILSELDKLQSSMGFSGRSEAIRAGIRAFVSEEKQKADLAGNIHAILLVVHNDEFDHVVSGITHNFEDLITTHLHSKIEKEKCMELFLIDGDAEKVSTMTKDFQINKNMDTVKLVAL; from the coding sequence ATGCCAATAGTCTCAATCTCATTAAATGATGAGATTCTCTCAGAATTAGACAAGCTTCAATCTTCTATGGGATTTTCAGGAAGATCTGAAGCTATCAGAGCTGGAATTAGAGCGTTTGTTTCAGAGGAAAAACAAAAGGCAGATTTGGCAGGAAATATTCATGCAATTCTTTTGGTAGTGCACAATGATGAATTTGATCATGTTGTTTCTGGAATCACACATAATTTTGAAGATCTTATTACAACACATCTTCATAGTAAAATTGAGAAAGAGAAATGTATGGAACTTTTTCTCATCGATGGAGATGCAGAAAAGGTATCCACAATGACAAAAGATTTTCAAATAAATAAAAACATGGATACTGTTAAGCTGGTAGCACTTTAG
- a CDS encoding PEFG-CTERM sorting domain-containing protein, with protein sequence MISLKNFGIFAIVVCLLFPASSVYGHGFGVDTISSVDVQGKQLSIMVEMPMYFENRQDQITITAVEDESKENAKNVTFLIGLFHKDKMIFRNYFFSENGVLPIIVTPTEDSEITIHGEQDSLLGAWHGTESNPVEISGPLFNSGGLYNFEIEVRTIDEPTNIIEDSGIYNADLSLIETISFIQQDSENNDVEFRSKSYFDTVTNFVYDSDAKEIRFEMPFDWSEKQMSHVSVVHVETHFPKDFVEFLPPSYSATVNGIELFKSSVSVDDYTEDNERIVHLVLLQDHLRYMKNEMKKSDKPLPDNMLFTLSTSEDIAFPLEAYTKSEDFKVNLSWDPLEVQPEVPTNFIFTIRDGRTNEPLRSSDYTFVIIQNGKEIHRVSGMAQVGGDFEKFTFGEGQTGPTIIKFENIRNTGQETEFALVVVPEFGSIVIFVLTISIMSVIFVTRKSSLNI encoded by the coding sequence ATGATATCCTTAAAAAATTTTGGAATCTTTGCGATAGTCGTATGTTTGTTGTTTCCTGCATCTAGTGTTTATGGACATGGATTTGGTGTTGACACAATTTCATCTGTAGATGTTCAAGGGAAGCAACTGTCCATCATGGTAGAAATGCCAATGTATTTTGAGAATCGACAGGATCAAATTACAATCACTGCAGTAGAAGATGAATCCAAAGAAAATGCAAAAAATGTAACTTTTCTGATTGGATTATTCCATAAAGATAAAATGATTTTTAGAAATTATTTCTTTTCTGAAAATGGTGTTTTACCGATTATAGTTACTCCAACTGAAGATTCTGAAATAACAATTCATGGTGAGCAAGACTCTTTGCTTGGGGCTTGGCATGGAACTGAATCTAATCCTGTAGAAATTTCAGGACCTTTGTTTAATTCAGGTGGTTTATACAATTTTGAGATTGAGGTCAGAACAATTGATGAGCCTACCAATATCATAGAGGATTCAGGCATCTATAATGCAGATTTGAGCCTGATTGAGACTATATCTTTCATACAACAAGACTCTGAAAATAATGATGTTGAATTCCGCTCAAAATCATATTTTGATACTGTAACTAATTTCGTATATGACTCTGATGCAAAAGAAATTCGATTTGAAATGCCTTTTGACTGGAGTGAAAAACAAATGTCACATGTATCTGTAGTTCATGTTGAAACACATTTCCCTAAAGATTTTGTAGAATTTTTGCCTCCTAGTTATTCTGCAACTGTTAATGGAATTGAACTTTTCAAATCATCTGTATCAGTTGATGATTATACAGAAGACAATGAAAGAATTGTTCATCTTGTTCTACTGCAAGATCATTTGCGTTATATGAAAAATGAAATGAAAAAATCTGATAAACCCCTACCTGATAATATGTTATTTACATTATCTACTAGCGAAGATATTGCATTTCCTTTAGAAGCTTATACAAAAAGTGAAGACTTTAAAGTTAATTTGTCTTGGGATCCATTAGAAGTTCAACCTGAAGTTCCCACAAATTTCATTTTCACTATTAGAGATGGAAGAACAAATGAACCTCTGAGAAGTTCTGATTATACATTTGTAATAATCCAAAATGGTAAAGAAATTCATCGTGTATCTGGAATGGCGCAAGTTGGTGGAGACTTTGAAAAATTTACATTTGGTGAAGGTCAAACAGGTCCGACAATAATCAAATTTGAAAATATTCGAAATACAGGACAAGAAACTGAATTTGCTTTAGTTGTTGTACCTGAATTTGGGAGTATTGTAATTTTTGTATTAACAATTTCTATAATGAGTGTAATTTTTGTAACAAGGAAAAGTTCACTTAATATCTAA